Below is a genomic region from Ruania alba.
AACAGAACGATCTGTATGGCCGCATCGTCGCCTCCGCGCGTGACGAGGGACTGGCGGTGGTCGCCCGGATGGACTCCAACCGCGTGGCCGAGGACTTCTTCATCGCGCACCCGGAGTGGATGGCCCGAGATGCTGATGGCGAGCCCTATCGGGCTGCCGACAAGTGGATCACCTGCGTCAACAGCGGCTACTACAACGACTACCTGCTCCAAGTGCTCGCCGAGATCACCCGACGGTCTGCACCAGACGGCTTCGCCGACAACAGCTGGGCCGGTCTGCCACGGGACCGGATCTGCTACTGCGAGAACTGCGCCCGGATCTTCCGTGAAGCCAAGGGTAGCCCGCTGCCCGCCCAGATCGACTGGAGCGACCCTACCTACCGCGACTGGGTGCGCTGGAACTACGACCGGCGAGTAGAGATCTGGGAGTTGAACAACAAGGCACCAGGCAGCCGGCGGCGAGCACTGCATCTGGATGGGGATGCTCAGCGGCGATCAGAAGCATGCTGCGAACAGGTTCAACGACCAACGGCGATCCTGGTGGCTCCCCCGCCAGCCGATCATCAGCCGCGCGGGGAGCCACCAGAATCCGCCGTTGGTCGTTGAACCTGTTCGCAGCATGCTTCTGATCGCCGCTGAGCATCCCCATCCAGATGCAGTGCTCGCCGCCGGCTGCCTGGGTGGCCTTGTTGTTCAACTCCCAGATCTCTACTCGCCGGTCGTAGTTCCAGCGCACCCAGTCGCGGTAGGTAGGGTCGCTCCAGTCGATCTGGGCGGGCAGCGGGCTACCCTTGGCTTCACGGAAGATCCGGGCGCAGTTCTCGCAGTAGCAGATCCGGTCCCGTGGCAGACCGGCCCAGCTGTTGTCGGCGAAGCCGTCTGGTGCAGACCGTCGGGTGATCTCGGCGAGCACTTGGAGCAGGTAGTCGTTGTAGTAGCCGCTGTTGACGCAGGTGATCCACTTGTCGGCAGCCCGATAGGGCTCGCCATCAGCATCTCGGGCCATCCACTCCGGGTGCGCGATGAAGAAGTCCTCGGCCACGCGGTTGGAGTCCATCCGGGCGACCACCGCCAGTCCCTCGTCACGCGCGGAGGCGACGATGCGGCCATACAGATCGTTCTGTTCGGAGATCCCGACAGCACGGTGATGGAGTTCGAACTCGGATGGGTAGTAGGCGACGATGCCACCTGCATTGACGATCACACCGTCGATACGAGTATCTCGCCAGTACCTGCGCCACCACGCGTCGTCGTATCGCTCGGGGTCGATCTCGACGAGGTTGGTCTGACCCCATCGTCGGCTCGTTCGGTACCACGGCTCGTTCGCGGGCATGGAAATCCTTCCTAGTTGGGCACGGGTGGTGTTCGACCACGCCGTGGAGATGAGTGGATCTACTTCAAGCCGGAGCTGGCGATTCCCTGCACGAAATACTTCTGCGCGATCAGGTAGATCACGATCACGGGCACCACCGTGATCGTCGATGCAGCCATCAGCAGGTTCGTGGTGGAGAAGAACTCACCCTGGAACTGTGCCAGTGCGATCGGGAGAGTCTGTAGGTGCGTGGAATTGATGAAAATCAATGGGCCGAAGAGGTCGTTCCACGACTCCACGAAGGTGAACACACCCACTGCGGCAAGCGCTGGCTTGACCTGTGGCAGCATGATTCGTGCATAGATCATGAAGGTGTTCAGGCCGTCCAACTTCGCGGCCTCCTCCAGTTCCTTCGGCAGCGTCATGAATGCTTGCCGGAGGAGGAAGGTGCCGAACACCGGCGTCAGTACGCGCGGCACCCACAGCGGGAAGAAGGTGTCCACCCAGCCGATCTGCTGGAAGATGATGTACTGCGGGATGATCAGGACGATCCCGGGGATGATCGCTGTCGCTAGGACGAGCGAGAAGGCAAGGTCACGGCCACGGAAGGAGAGCCGGCCGAAGGCGTATCCGGCGATTGACGAGACCGCGAGCACTCCGACGACGTTGATGACGGCCAGCATCGCGCTGTTGATGAAGAACGGCCGGATCGATTCGAACGCTGCAGCGTAGTTGTGCCACTCCCAGGTCTGCGGATGAACCCCATCGGGTTCTGGGCGATGTCCTGCTCGGTCTTCAAGGACGCAGAGAGCATCCAGCTCAGTGGTGTGAGAAAACTGATGGCGAGCATCGTCATCAGGATCAGCTTGCCACCGCGCCCTGCCAGCGCCAGACGGGCGCCTCGCTCGGGAACGGTTCCAGTTCGTCGAGACGCCTCAACCCGGGTTTCCCGTGCACGTGCCGCAGGCGCGTGTCGAATCTGCAGGTGTGTCATGTCTCCCCGATCAGTTGTAGAAGACCCAGCGCTTCTGCAGCCTGAGCTGAAGGAACGTGACGGCACCGATGATGATGAACAGGATCCAGGCCATGGCCGAGGCGTAGCCCAACTGTCCGAACGTGAAAGCGTTCTGATAGAGGTAGTAGATGTAGACATTTGTCGCGTTCCCGGGGCCTCCGCTGGTCAGCACAAAGATCAACGCGAAGACCTGGAACGAGGT
It encodes:
- a CDS encoding carbohydrate ABC transporter permease, whose translation is MLAVINVVGVLAVSSIAGYAFGRLSFRGRDLAFSLVLATAIIPGIVLIIPQYIIFQQIGWVDTFFPLWVPRVLTPVFGTFLLRQAFMTLPKELEEAAKLDGLNTFMIYARIMLPQVKPALAAVGVFTFVESWNDLFGPLIFINSTHLQTLPIALAQFQGEFFSTTNLLMAASTITVVPVIVIYLIAQKYFVQGIASSGLK
- a CDS encoding beta-galactosidase, which codes for MPANEPWYRTSRRWGQTNLVEIDPERYDDAWWRRYWRDTRIDGVIVNAGGIVAYYPSEFELHHRAVGISEQNDLYGRIVASARDEGLAVVARMDSNRVAEDFFIAHPEWMARDADGEPYRAADKWITCVNSGYYNDYLLQVLAEITRRSAPDGFADNSWAGLPRDRICYCENCARIFREAKGSPLPAQIDWSDPTYRDWVRWNYDRRVEIWELNNKATQAAGGEHCIWMGMLSGDQKHAANRFNDQRRILVAPRAADDRLAGEPPGSPLVVEPVRSMLLIAAEHPHPDAVLAAGCLVPCCSTPRSLLAGRSSSAPSRGR